A genomic segment from Fusarium fujikuroi IMI 58289 draft genome, chromosome FFUJ_chr04 encodes:
- a CDS encoding related to carboxypeptidase A, with protein sequence MRSSLLLALLPLAVATAVPSSKKVDYNGFKSLRVTLPKGAKNAVAEINKLSATILNPGAKEELDIVVSPDNIDAVTKIASDTTVLVEDVGAALAEEETSEIYAVPSESWFTAYHSYADHLTFLKDLQSSFPSQSEIVTLGNSFQGRALTGIHIWGSGGKGSKPAIVFHGTTAEYMAYQLLTKYSSDSAVKAIVDKFDFYITPVVNPDGFVYTQTTNRLWRKNRQTVSGNSCVGRDINRNWPYKWELTGGASTNPCDETYKGQAAGDSPELKAIKGQIDSLAAGKGITFYVDFHSYGQYVLWPYGYDCSFVAPEEAALKTVGTRITNAIRSNSGQTYTAGNSCRALYATTGDSLDYIQGVAKAKYSYTIELRDRGTYGFSLPASQIQATVRETWAGIVAGLTGL encoded by the exons ATGCggtcctctcttctcctcgctcTTCTCCCTCTGGCTGTTGCCACGGCTGTTCCCAGCTCCAAGAAGGTTGACTACAACGGTTTCAAGAGCCTGCGTGTCACTCTTCCCAAGGGCGCCAAGAATGCTGTAGCCGAGATCAACAAGCTCTCTGCTACCATCCTCAACCCCGGTGCCAAGGAGGAGCTCGACATTGTCGTTTCTCCTGACAACATCGATGCCGTCACCAAGATCGCTTCCGACACCACTGTCCTCGTCGAGGATGTCGGTGCTGCTCTTGCGGAGGAGGAGACCTCTGAGATCTACGCTG TCCCCAGTGAATCTTGGTTCACCGCCTATCACAGCTACGCTGATCACCTCACCTTCCTCAAGGACCTGCAGTCTAGCTTCCCTAGCCAGTCTGAGATTGTGACTCTTGGCAACTCTTTCCAAGGTCGTGCTCTCACTGGTATTCACATTTGGGGTAGCGGTGGTAAGGGCTCCAAGCCCGCCATTGTCTTCCACGGAACT ACTGCCGAGTACATGGCCTACCAGCTCCTGACCAAATACAGCAGCGACTCCGCTGTCAAGGCTATTGTCGACAAGTTCGACTTCTACATCACCCCCGTTGTCAACCCTGATG GTTTCGTCTACACCCAGACCACCAACCGTCTCTGGCGCAAGAACCGACAGACTGTCTCTGGCAACTCCTGTGTTGGTCGTGACATCAACCGCAACTGGCCTTACAAGTGGGAGCTTACTGGCGGTGCCTCTACCAACCCTTGTGACGAGACCTACAAGGGACAAGCCGCTGGTGACAGCcctgagctcaaggccatcaagggCCAGATTGACTCTCTTGCTGCTGGCAAGGGCATCACTTTCTACGTCGACTTCCACTCTTATGGACAGTACGTCCTCTGGC CCTACGGCTACGACTGCAGCTTCGTTGCTCCTGAGGAGGCCGCCCTCAAGACCGTTGGTACCCGcatcaccaacgccatcCGCAGTAACTCTGGACAAACTTACACTGCTGGTAACTCTTGCCGCGCTCTGTATGCCACCACTGGCGACAGTCTTGACTACATTCAGGGCGTTGCTAAGGCTAAGTACTCTTACACCATCGAGCTCCGTGACCGCGGTACCTATGGCTTCAGCTTGCCCGCCAGCCAGATCCAGGCTACTGTCCGCGAGACTTGGGCTGGTATCGTTGCTGGTCTGACTGGTCTGTAA
- a CDS encoding uncharacterized protein (reviewed:yes 1), producing MNSTDKPPNVTKWTLNPNPTRVRDNQRRHRARVKARTESLEVQLKATQEELRAAHARIHELESLLTANRPLFVSEKAQVPVELRASNSGCNEPTCCRHSLKPIDQHSRQQDLNRTTVAPFFGIPPADTLASNMFSTVQHYDEDDQLPPVAGGESTTLCRLAYEIIEQHNMTGVESCEIEHCLRPGFRRATRKGEGCRVETTILYALIDRISPV from the coding sequence ATGAACTCCACAGACAAACCCCCGAACGTGACAAAATGGACGCTGAATCCGAACCCCACTCGGGTGCGCGACAATCAACGTCGTCATCGTGCGCGTGTCAAAGCCCGAACTGAGTCTCTTGAGGTTCAGTTGAAGGCGACTCAGGAAGAGTTGCGAGCAGCGCATGCGCGTATTCATGAGCTAGAATCTCTTCTAACAGCAAATCGGCCCTTGTTCGTCTCTGAGAAAGCCCAGGTTCCAGTCGAGCTTAGGGCATCCAATAGTGGCTGCAATGAACCGACGTGCTGCCGTCACAGCCTTAAACCCATCGATCAGCATTCCAGACAACAGGATCTGAATAGAACTACCGTCGCGCCATTTTTTGGGATACCCCCAGCCGATACCCTCGCGTCTAATATGTTTTCTACGGTTCAGCATTACGATGAGGACGATCAACTACCCCCAGTCGCTGGTGGCGAATCGACAACCCTCTGTCGTTTGGCGTATGAAATCATTGAACAGCACAATATGACTGGCGTCGAGTCATGTGAGATAGAGCATTGTCTCCGACCAGGCTTCAGGCGCGCGAcaagaaaaggagaaggatgtaGGGTCGAGACTACGATTCTGTACGCGTTGATTGATCGCATCAGCCCTGTCTGA
- a CDS encoding probable general amino acid permease has product MTSNKGLDVDAIQAAPSVVQNHDTDDKKPVLNTGGHGPTQRRLKDYHITWIGLCSGIGTGLFIGTGSAYASAGPAGLLLAYIVVGAVLWCVMQSISELATLFPTAGSFPHWATRFIDPSVGFSLAISYGYCYTIAIASECSAAAVLVSYWTDLTPAVVITISLVLILWINLMSVRFFGETEVVTGGIKVLCFLGLVIVAIVITAGGGPNHKSIGFKYWNNPGAWVDYNGITGSTGHFLGFLSAFVNASFSFVGVETVVITAAESVNPHKAIPKAANRVTYRIGFFYVLGALLIGLIVDPRNADLVSGSGNAKSSPWVIAIQTAGIKVLPSIVNACILVSAWSAGNSYCWVGSRMILAMTTDRQLPQFFARTTKNGVPYVAVITAWLFGPLAYLSLGSGGAAQAFSWLLNLSTVAGLIAWGTLCFCYIRFYRAMKVQGIDRNTLPWKAPWQPYTAWFGGIGSIVITLVAGFPVFLKGNWKTADFVASYVGIPIFIVPIIAWKLYYRTKVLRAHEIDLWSGRLSDDAISAHDTEREHV; this is encoded by the exons ATGACGTCTAATAAGggtcttgacgttgatgctATTCAGGCTGCTCCGTCCGTGGTGCAGAACCATGATACCGACGATAAGAAGCCTGTTCTTAACACGGGAGGCCATGGGCCTACGCAGCGAAGGCTGAAGGACTATCACATCACTTGGATTGGTCTTTGCAGTGGTATTGGTACCGGTCTGTTTATTGGAACCGGTTCGGCCTATGCCAGTGCTGGTCCTGCTGGTCTGCTTCTGGCGTACATCGTCGTTGGCGCTGTTCTTTGGTGTGTTATGCAGAGTATCTCTGAGCTCGCGACGCTG TTCCCTACTGCTGGTTCATTCCCTCACTGGGCCACTCGCTTCATTGACCCTTCAGTCGGTTTCTCATTGGCCATCTCATACGGTTACTGCTATACCATCGCCATTGCCTCCGAATGCTCAGCCGCCGCTGTTCTCGTCAGCTACTGGACCGATCTCACTCCCGCCgtcgtcatcaccatcagTCTGGTTCTCATCCTATGGATCAACTTGATGAGCGTCCGATTCTTTGGTGAGACTGAAGTCGTCACTGGTGGCATCAAGGTCCTCTGCTTTCTCGGTCTCGTCATTGTCGCGATTGTCATCACTGCCGGCGGTGGTCCCAATCACAAGTCCATCGGCTTCAAGTACTGGAACAACCCTGGCGCTTGGGTCGACTATAACGGCATCACTGGTTCAACTGGACATTTCCTCGGCTTCCTCTCTGCCTTCGTCAAcgcttctttctctttcgttggtgttgagaccGTCGTCATCACCGCCGCCGAGTCCGTCAACCCTCACAAGGCTATCCCCAAGGCCGCCAACCGCGTCACCTACCGTATCGGCTTCTTCTACGTCCTCGGAGCGCTCTTGATTGGTCTCATCGTAGATCCACGCAATGCTGACCTTGTTTCTGGTTCTGGAAACGCCAAAAGCTCCCCATGGGTCATCGCCATCCAGACCGCCGGTATCAAGGTCCTCCCTTCCATCGTCAATGCCTGTATCCTGGTCTCTGCCTGGTCTGCTGGTAACTCCTACTGCTGGGTTGGCTCACGTATGATCCTCGCCATGACTACCGATCGACAGCTCCCTCAGTTCTTCGCCCGCACCACCAAGAACGGTGTCCCTTACGTTGCAGTCATCACTGCCTGGTTGTTTGGGCCCTTGGCGTATCTGA GTCTTGGTTCTGGTGGCGCTGCTCAAGCTTTCTCTtggcttctcaacctcagcacAGTCGCGGGCCTCATCGCATGGGGAACTCTCTGCTTCTGCTACATCCGCTTCTACCGCGCCATGAAGGTTCAAGGCATTGATCGCAACACCCTTCCTTGGAAAGCCCCTTGGCAGCCTTACACCGCCTGGTTCGGCGGCATTGGCTCTATCGTCATCACGCTCGTTGCTGGATTCCCTGTCTTCCTCAAGGGCAACTGGAAGACTGCCGATTTCGTTGCGTCTTATGTTGGCATCCCAATCTTCATCGTTCCCATCATCGCATGGAAGCTTTATTACCGCACCAAGGTTCTGCGAGCTCACGAAATCGACTTGTGGTCTGGTCGTTTATCCGACGATGCCATCTCAGCCCATGACACTGAGCGGGAGCATGTCTAA
- a CDS encoding related to arsenic methyltransferase Cyt19, translating to MNNQDIYTRVGERYGSAANGSNVTYSTNVAKAFGYSNEDLDSIPKDANLGLSCGTPLAIASLKEGETVIDLGSGAGLDVFLSSSKVGSTGKAIGVDMNKNMLAKARKLKADRSMENVEFIESRITDIALEDSVADCIISNCVVNLVPHDEKQKAFNEMHRLLKPGGRVAISDILAKKPLSENIRNSMALYVGCIAGASQVEEYEEYLKRAGFNDILISDANSDLNVYLDASSDAAAGGCCSAPENMVVDLKGQNLNEWAGM from the exons ATGAATAATCAAGATATTTATACACGAGTTGGCGAGCGATACGGAAGTGCAGCAAACGGCTCCAATGTAACATACAGCACCAATGTCGCGAAAGCCTTTGGCTATTCGAACGAGGACCTCGACTCCATCCCCAAAGATGCTAACTTGGGACTGAGCTGCGGCACGCCGTTGGCGATTGCTTCACTGAAGGAA GGCGAGACTGTTATCGACCTGGGAAGCGGTGCTGGTCTGGAtgtcttcctctcctccagCAAAGTCGGCTCAACTGGTAAGGCTATCGGTGTTGACATGAACAAG AACATGCTCGCCAAAGCCAGGAAGCTTAAGGCAGATCGATCGATGGAAAACGTCGAATTCATTGAGTCTCGTATCACCGACATAGCCTTGGAAGACAGCGTCGCCGactgcatcatctccaacTGCGTCGTCAATCTGGTACCCCATGATGAGAAACAAAAGGCCTTCAATGAGATGCACCGTCTGCTCAAACCCGGAGGGCGAGTCGCCATATCCGATatcttggccaagaagcccCTTTCAGAAAATATCAGAAACAGCATGGCACTTTACGTCGGATGCATCGCTGGAGCAAGCCAAGTCGAGGAGTATGAAGAGTACCTGAAACGTGCAGGTTTCAATG ATATTCTCATCAGTGATGCGAATAGTGACCTGAATGTATACCTTGATGCGTCATCTGATGCCGCAGCAGGCGGGTGCTGCTCAGCCCCAGAGAACATGGTGGTTGATCTCAAGGGACAAAATCTCAACGAATGGGCCGGTATGTAA
- a CDS encoding related to putative alpha-L-fucosidase precursor, with translation MTLSTKLTAIAAAAGSLFPINAAAQASGPYEATWESTDKHNASPEWFRDAKFGVYWHWGAFTTPQYASEWYPRNMYEPGSDQRKHHTETYGPPEEWGYANFINGADDLKGNFVQFKPVLSSKGGEFDPEAIINAVKASGAKFAGPVGEHHDGYSMWDSKVNEWNSVKRGPKLDLVKLWAGLVRKNGMKLVVAMHQAYNYNGFYEWAPKTNDTSLKKLLGQLSREESDQLWFDKHREMLDHVQPDIIWNDFSLDSPGYCADFDGPCAVAEKKRLEFLAYYFNRAVEWDKEVVTTHKHFDVGFRDTSTVSDYERGGPANITRPYWLTDDAISASSWSYTVGIKYYSSKAMVHSLLDRISKNGNMLLNISPTAVGVLPDEQLKVLQDIGDFLGRYGESVFSTRAWDIYGEGPNQVTGGSFTAPLQGNSSDVRFTRNKDANVLYATVLGWPDDKHVSIASLGSDALVDLKSLKSIELLGDKAGEYEQVSDWKQTKDALEISLPAQPAESLAYVLKLTFDGGIPVPQPKIGASVFSATSASGPGVSLGLGNFNEEFLTEAGLKPDAIRFIRVSSGTKLTVYSTGDLSGDSKELDAGEHKVEEGSVGSITISKA, from the coding sequence ATGACTTTATCTACCAAGTTAACTGCAATTGCAGCTGCTGCGGGCAGTCTGTTTCCCATCAACgctgctgctcaagcttCAGGCCCATACGAAGCAACATGGGAGTCCACCGACAAACACAACGCCTCACCCGAATGGTTTCGCGATGCCAAGTTCGGCGTTTACTGGCACTGGGGAGCCTTTACAACCCCTCAGTACGCCAGCGAGTGGTATCCACGCAACATGTATGAGCCAGGCTCAGACCAACGCAAACATCATACCGAGACTTATGGGCCCCCCGAGGAATGGGGCTACGCAAATTTCATCAATGGTGCTGATGATCTCAAAGGGAACTTTGTTCAGTTCAAGCCAGTCCTTAGCTCCAAGGGTGGCGAGTTTGATCCCGAGGCTATCATCAACGCTGTCAAGGCTTCAGGTGCAAAGTTCGCTGGCCCGGTCGGCGAGCATCACGATGGCTACTCCATGTGGGATAGCAAGGTCAATGAGTGGAACTCGGTAAAGCGAGGTCCCAAGCTAGACTTGGTCAAGCTATGGGCTGGTCTCGTTCGCAAGAATGGTATGAAGCTCGTGGTGGCCATGCATCAAGCCTACAACTACAACGGCTTCTATGAATGGGCACCAAAGACCAACGACACGAGCTTGAAGAAACTACTAGGGCAGCTCTCACGCGAGGAGTCAGACCAGCTATGGTTTGACAAGCATAGAGAGATGCTGGACCACGTGCAGCCTGACATCATCTGGAACGACTTCTCACTCGACAGTCCTGGCTACTGTGCTGACTTCGATGGCCCGTGTGCTGTTGCTGAAAAGAAGCGGTTGGAGTTTCTCGCATACTACTTCAATCGCGCTGTTGAGTGGGACAAAGAGGTCGTCACGACCCATAAGCATTTTGACGTGGGATTCCGCGACACGTCCACCGTCAGTGATTATGAGCGTGGCGGGCCAGCTAACATCACGCGTCCCTATTGGCTGACTGATGACGCGATCAGTGCTTCAAGCTGGAGCTATACAGTCGGCATCAAGTACTATTCCTCCAAGGCCATGGTCCATTCGCTGCTTGACCGCATCAGCAAGAATGGCAACATGCTCCTCAACATTTCGCCCACTGCAGTCGGTGTTTTGCCTGACGAGCAGCTCAAGGTCTTGCAGGATATTGGAGACTTCCTTGGCCGTTACGGAGAGTCTGTCTTCAGCACTCGCGCTTGGGATATTTATGGCGAAGGGCCTAACCAAGTCACTGGTGGTTCCTTCACGGCACCTTTACAGGGCAACAGCAGCGATGTTCGTTTCACTCGCAACAAAGATGCCAACGTTCTCTACGCTACGGTTCTTGGCTGGCCCGACGATAAACACGTCTCTATCGCCAGTCTTGGCTCCGATGCCTTGGTTGATCTCAAGAGCCTGAAGTCTATAGAGCTTCTCGGTGACAAGGCTGGCGAATACGAGCAGGTCTCGGATTGGAAGCAGACCAAGGATGCTCTAGAGATTTCGCTGCCAGCCCAACCAGCCGAGTCGCTCGCGTATGTCCTCAAGTTGACCTTCGATGGTGGAATCCCTGTCCCACAGCCCAAGATTGGTGCGTCCGTGTTCTCTGCTACCAGTGCGAGTGGTCCGGGAGTCAGCCTTGGGCTCGGTAACTTTAACGAAGAATTCTTGACCGAGGCTGGACTGAAGCCTGATGCTATTCGTTTCATCCGTGTTTCTTCAGGTACCAAGCTGACTGTATACTCTACGGGCGATTTGTCCGGTGATAGCAAGGAGCTCGATGCGGGCGAACATAAGGTTGAGGAAGGGTCCGTGGGATCCATCACGATCTCCAAGGCTTAG
- a CDS encoding related to RTM1 protein: protein MNMFTRSDDGAEEFRLYHYDPTVVGAVIFTILFLATTLLHSWQLVRGRSWFVIPLTLGGFFQVVGYAARAKSGNESPNWTLGPYIMQSILLLVSPALFAATIYMELGRIVLMIDGEGRVLISKKWMTKIFVTGDVLSFILQAGGGGYQASGTIEALRAGAKVIIGGLFVQLLFFGVFIVIAIAFHRAISANPTARSSSGLPWQKHMLALYIGSLLIMVRSIFRAVEYLQGFDGYLLRHEAYLYIFDACLMFFVMVLFNWFHPSEITEILSGRGAGKSYSMHAFTEV, encoded by the exons ATGAACATGTTCACACGTTCTGACGATGGGGCGGAGGAGTTTAGACTCTACCATTACGACCCAACTGTGGTCGGTGCTGTTATTTTCACCATCCTCTTTCTAGCCACGACTCTCCTTCATTCATGGCAACTTGTTCGAGGACGATCTTGGTTTGTCATCCCGTTAACTCTTGGTGGTTTCT TTCAAGTTGTTGGATACGCCGCGCGAGCAAAATCTGGTAACGAGAGTCCCAATTGGACCCTCGGCCCCTATATCATGCAAagcattctccttctcgTGTCCCCTGCGCTTTTTGCTGCAACGATCTACATGGAGCTTGGTAGAATTGTTCTGATGATAGACGGCGAAGGCCGCGTTTTGATCTCCAAGAAGTGGATGACCAAGATCTTTGTGACTGGAGATGTCTTATCATTCATCCTGCAGGCAGGAG GTGGTGGTTATCAGGCGTCCGGTACCATCGAGGCTCTCAGAGCCGGAGCAAAAGTGATTATCGGTGGTCTCTTCGTCcaactcctcttcttcggcgtCTTCATTGTTATTGCCATCGCCTTCCATCGTGCGATCAGTGCCAACCCGACTGCCCGGTCTTCAAGTGGGCTCCCTTGGCAGAAACACATGCTTGCTCTGTACATCGGAAGTTTACTTATCATGGTACGATCGATCTTCAGGGCTGTCGAGTATCTGCAGGGCTTCGACGGTTACTTGCTCCGACACGAGGCCTACTTGTATATTTTTGATGCCTGTCTCATGTTCTTTGTTATGGTTCTGTTCAACTGGTTCCATCCATCTGAAATCACTGAGATCTTGAGCGGCAGGGGCGCTGGTAAAAGCTACAGTATGCATGCGTTTACCGAGGTTTAG
- a CDS encoding related to UPC2-regulatory protein involved in control of sterol uptake, whose amino-acid sequence MDAEVHDVVTVRGGSKPRRPHKKAKTGCLDCRRRRVKCTEERPECRACRRRGVECEYPSFQGVVFRSPSTQHGDETSPESTSSQPPKQIDTQTIAPVPGLVSNAYQSVLGVQQHNRPTVTYGMEDMALLHHWTVSTSLDVYKNSALSAICQVIFPKIAFQHPFVMQALLGLTALHIAYLEPQQRLEYTAEAARYHSQGLQGFNEAISQSNEEIADGLFVWSSLNLLYVFAASGRLGEGFWDESSWGGRKDRILGAGWIPMLRGVQTVLVPYFEVLSAGQLREALNIGNWDDIDPDLVDDIDDKRFCRLREIWEHNPDASTYEDILHVLRRIRMFMAQFSTMEAETPGSSVFNRAWQGAFLFVPFASERYFSLLHQRQPPALILYAFYGALLHSLNDSWFMEGWGHDIVEVVNDLLGSYWEHWISWPLVVVGLRTGDMQS is encoded by the exons ATGGACGCTGAGGTGCATGACGTCGTTACAGTGAGAGGTGGATCGAAGCCCAGAAGGCCGcacaagaaagcaaagacaGGCTGTCTCGATTGCAGAAGACGGCGCGTCAAG TGCACCGAGGAGCGACCAGAATGTCGTGCTTGTCGTCGTCGCGGAGTTGAATGCGAATACCCTTCATTCCAAGGGGTAGTATTCCGATCGCCGTCTACACAACATGGCGACGAAACATCTCCCGAGTCAACTTCGTCGCAGCCGCCCAAGCAGATTGATACCCAGACCATTGCACCCGTTCCAGGTCTGGTCTCAAATGCATATCAGTCAGTTCTTGGGGTACAGCAACACAACAGACCAACCGTCACTTATGGAATGGAGGACATGGCTCTGCTTCACCATTGGACAGTCTCTACTAGTCTTGATGTCTACAAGAACTCGGCTTTATCGGCCATCTGCCAGGTCATATTCCCCAAGATCGCATTTCAGCATCCTTTCGTCATGCAAGCTCTCCTAGGCCTGACTGCCCTCCACATCGCATACCTTGAGCCCCAGCAAAGACTGGAATATACGGCAGAAGCAGCGCGTTACCACAGTCAAGGTCTACAGGGCTTTAACGAAGCCATTTCGCAGTCCAATGAGGAGATTGCCGATGGTTTGTTCGTCTGGTCGTCGCTCAACCTTCTGTACGTATTTGCGGCCTCGGGTCGATTGGGAGAGGGCTTTTGGGACGAGTCTAGCTGGGGAGGTCGTAAGGATCGCATCTTGGGCGCGGGATGGATCCCCATGCTTCGAGGTGTCCAGACAGTACTGGTACCTTACTTCGAGGTCTTATCGGCGGGTCAGTTGAGAGAGGCCCTGAATATTGGAAATTGGGACGATATCGATCCCGACTTGGTAGATGATATTGACGACAAGCGCTTCTGTCGCTTGAGGGAAATCTGGGAGCACAATCCAGATGCATCGACTTATGAAGACATTCTACACGTACTTAGGAGGATCAGGATGTTCATGGCACAGTTCTCAACCATGGAGGCTGAGACCCCTGGCAGTTCGGTCTTCAATAGGGCCTGGCAGGGAGCTTTCTTATTCGTGCCTTTCGCATCAGAGCGGTACTTTTCTCTGTTGCATCAGAGGCAACCGCCTGCACTCATATTATATGCCTTTTACGGTGCCTTGCTGCACTCCCTCAATGATTCTTGGTTTATGGAAGGTTGGGGACACGACATAGTGGAGGTAGTGAATGACTTGCTTGGCTCTTATTGGGAACATTGGATATCATGGCCACTTGTAGTAGTTGGTCTAAGAACTGGAGATATGCAGAGTTGA
- a CDS encoding related to Zn(II)2Cys6 transcriptional activator (reviewed:yes 1): MSVSEGSPSQSHSQSPQAPSSSESDLGPLSPWSCQRCRVRKLKCNRVLPICGRCVKIGEVCDYPSARKKPVINPANRPRLRDMQSRIRDLEARLEAQSSPPEFQPFSTSTELVDTGRFEGLPPPHLVDELTSIYFTKLQSDSFMIHGERYIASLYRPAHMQPPMCLQYAILAAGASASPTYKPMAEAFYVRARQYIQADEMKSDSDQISLAHCQAWVLISHFEAQHLWFSRASMSIARAIRLAQILGLHRLDGKNAAGLTLPIALDFTEEEERRKTFWVIFTTDRITSSTGGWPTMMDWRSIQTRLPSSIDALLSNTPIATLTLRQALGQGMYELSTSACRVVAVHLFNECFNFSRNVEEDADNNDWHQLQQLDEAVTNAFATLPLDLRCPENMESPEAVLINLQLHTALICIHQSALTRSQVDMAALPTTKARVMESAVQIMITVALVTDLNTRFRNPLVSFASFIAASFFLSDFLTTGDLQSEANFTALMTVMVEVGKNNMFAASLAVRLAQTLRASGVDQETAGKVGVMMADLNIDHPIPGQEDKENGIVILCPTATTPEQVDFDQGIVWQ, translated from the exons ATGTCCGTGTCTGAGGGGTCGCCCTCTCAATCTCACTCCCAATCGCCACAGGCGCCCTCAAGCTCCGAATCTGACCTGGGCCCGCTGTCGCCGTGGTCGTGTCAACGATGCAGAGTGCGCAAGTTGAAATGTAATAGGGTCTTGCCAATCTGTGGCCGATGCGTCAAGATTGGCGAGGTCTGCGATTATCCCTcggcgaggaagaagccGGTAATTAATCCCGCCAACAGACCGCGACTTCGGGATATGCAGAGTCGCATCC GAGACTTGGAGGCCAGATTAGAAGCCCAGAGCAGTCCACCGGAATTTCAGCCATTCAGTACCAGCACGGAACTTGTTGACACCGGCCGATTCGAGGGCCTGCCGCCTCCGCATTTGGTGGATGAGCT AACATCGATATACTTTACCAAACTTCAATCCGACTCTTTCATGATCCATGGCGAGAGGTACATCGCATCACTCTACAGGCCCGCTCATATGCAGCCACCCATGTGCCTGCAGTATGCCATCCTAGCCGCTGGAGCAAGTGCATCACCTACTTACAAGCCCATGGCTGAGGCATTCTATGTGCGAGCGCGCCAGTACATCCAAGCCGATGAGATGAAG AGCGATAGTGACCAGATATCACTGGCGCATTGTCAAGCTTGGGTTCTCATAAGCCATTTCGAAGCGCAGCATCTCTGGTTCTCCAGAGCATCAATGAGTATCGCCAGAGCTATCCGGCTAGCCCAAATTCTGGGGCTGCACCGACTAGATGGGAAGAATGCAGCAGGCCTGACACTCCCGATCGCGTTGGACTTcacagaggaggaagagcgcAGAAAGACCTTCTGGGTCATTTTCACGACTGATCGTATCACAAGCAGCACAGGCGGATGGCCGACCATGATGGATTGGAGGAGC ATACAAACACGACTCCCATCATCTATCGATGCATTGTTATCGAACACGCCAATAGCCACGTTGACTCTCAGACAAGCCCTAGGACAGGGTATGTATGAGCTCTCTACAAGCGCCTGCAGAGTAGTCGCAGTCCATCTCTTCAACGAGtgcttcaacttctccagaAATGTCGAAGAGGATGCGGACAACAATGACTGGcaccaactccaacaacTCGACGAAGCAGTCACAAATGCGTTTGCGACATTGCCGTTGGACCTTCGGTGCCCAGAGAATATGGAAAGCCCTGAAGCggttctcatcaatcttcaaTTACATACGGCCTTGATATGCATTCATCAATCCGCGTTGACAAGGTCGCAGGTGGACATGGCTGCGCTGCCCACTACGAAAGCGAGAGTGATGGAATCGGCGGTTCAAATTATGATCACGGTGGCGCTGGTCACGGATCTGAATACCAGGTTCCGTAATCCGCTGGTCTCGTTTGCGTCGTTTATCGCGGCATCGTTTTTCTTGTCGGACTTTCTCACTACTGGTGACCTTCAAAGCGAGGCCAATTTTACGGCTCTCATGACTGTTATGGTCGAAGTAGGGAAGAATAACATGTTTGCTGCGTCTTTGGCTGTTCGGCTAGCGCAGACGTTGAGAGCGTCTGGTGTTGATCAAGAGACTGCTGGGAAG GTCGGAGTGATGATGGCTGATCTCAACATTGATCATCCAATTCCAGGGCAAGAGGATAAAGAGAATGGGATCGTGATATTATGCCCAACTGCAACTACGCCAGAGCAGGTCGATTTTGACCAAGGAATTGTGTGGCAGTAG